A region from the Rhodamnia argentea isolate NSW1041297 chromosome 7, ASM2092103v1, whole genome shotgun sequence genome encodes:
- the LOC115754311 gene encoding uncharacterized protein LOC115754311 gives MYLRKPLWSDALKKSNPHPNPNAEADASPESDQDSPLAVVEELVGSLTKQRVYREVTLALRTGLRDARAEFSFLRVRGLRSLLKFLRSVSESDTTIELFSLSQSVRELQVVPVLFQHSLKDAEEGNVASLDHIFGVDPLKITSPSTDAEAALALRVLEGCCLLHTESTILAHQHKAIPVLMNILSTRGVLEQGACLDALISIMLDSSANQLDFESCHGIEEVAELIRDKQIDENLRLKCGEFLLLLIGHVNGRDKSPMATIHEDIRQLLGEKSASLIWAASQFGSTLDADQRLTALHIQARRVLESVGMY, from the exons ATGTACCTGAGGAAACCTCTATGGAGCGACGCACTGAAGAAGAGCAACCCCCACCCCAACCCCAACGCCGAAGCCGACGCCTCCCCTGAGTCCGACCAGGACTCGCCGCTCGCGGTGGTGGAGGAGCTCGTCGGCTCGCTCACGAAGCAGAGAGTGTACCGGGAAGTGACCCTCGCCCTCCGGACCGGCCTCAGAGACGCTCGCGCCGAGTTCTCCTTCCTCCGCGTGCGTGGCCTCCGTAGTCTCCTCAAGTTCCTCCGATCCGTCTCCGAGTCCGATACCACCATCGAACTGTTCTCTCTCAGCCAGTCCGTGCGCGAGCTCCAAG TGGTTCCAGTCTTGTTTCAACATTCATTAAAAGATGCAGAGGAGGGCAATGTGGCAAGTTTGGATCATATTTTTGGCGTTGACCCTCTGAAAATAACTAGTCCGTCGACGGATGCCGAAGCTGCGCTGGCGCTTCGAGTTTTAGAAGGTTGCTGTCTTCTTCACACGGAGAGCACCATCTTGGCGCATCAGCACAAGGCTATTCCT GTTTTGATGAACATACTTTCCACTCGGGGAGTGCTGGAGCAAGGTGCTTGCTTGGATGCTCTGATTTCTATCATGTTAGATTCGTCAGCCAATCAGCTG GACTTTGAATCATGCCATGGAATCGAGGAAGTTGCAGAGCTCATAAGGGACAAACAAATCGACGAGAACCTCAG GTTGAAGTGTGGGGAATTCTTGCTGCTGCTCATAGGGCATGTAAACGGGAGGGACAAGTCTCCAATGGCAACTATTCACGAAGATATAAGGCAGCTTCTGGGGGAGAAATCTGCATCCTTGATATGGGCAGCTAGTCAATTTGGCTCAACTCTTGATGCAGACCAGAGATTGACAGCACTGCACATTCAAGCTCGTCGGGTTCTTGAATCAGTCGGCATGTACTGA
- the LOC115754313 gene encoding protein yippee-like At4g27745, whose translation MAEIVGPRIYSCHKCRNHVSVHDDIISKTFQGRNGRGFLFSHAMNIVVGRKEDRHLLTGLHTVADVSCADCHEVLGWKYERAYEASQKYKEGKFILEKAKIVKENW comes from the exons ATGGCGGAAATCGTGGGGCCTCGGATATATAGCTGCCACAAGTGTCGTAATCATGTTTCGGTGCATGATGATATCATATCTAAGACTTTCCAG GGAAGAAATGGCCGTGGTTTTCTGTTTTCTCATGCGATGAATATCGTGGTCGGGCGCAAAGAGGATAGGCATCTCCTGACCGGTCTTCACACCGTTGCTGATGTCTCTTGTGCTGACTGCCATGAAGTGTTGGGATGGAAATACGAGAGGGCTTACGAAGCTTCGCAAAAGTACAAAGAAGGGAAATTCATACTCGAGAAAGCAAAGATTGTCAAGGAAAACTGGTAA